Genomic DNA from uncultured Desulfuromusa sp.:
GGTCGCACAAACATTATCAAAATCAACCAGCGTCAGCTGACCAACCCCGCCACGGACCAGAGCTTCAACGGCATAGCCACCAACCCCGCCAATGCCGAAAACAGCAACGGAAGATTTTTGCAATCGCTCCAGAGCGTCAGCACCGACCAGCAACTGAATCCGGTTAAAACGATCATTTCCCATGAAAAAATTAATCCTGAAACCGAAATAACTGCTCGGCGTTTTCTGTGGTAAACTCTGCAACCTCTCGTACGGGACAGCCACGCAGTTCAGCGATCTTTTCCGCAACCTGCAGTAACACTTCGGGCTTCTCAGCCATATCGGGTAAATCCGTCTCAAGAACAAGGGCTGAAGCGGGCAAAGCCTTTACAGCCTGCGGCAATTTACGAGCATTTTCCCGCAACAGTATAGGCCCGACTCCTATTTTGAATCCCATATCGACAAGCTCTTCTGCCACGGGGAGACTCGACGTAAACGCATGCCAGATCCCACCTGTTTTTCTCCCGATACCACATTCACGCAAAACATCCAGAAGCTTTCCCGTCGTCTGTCGAGAGTGCATCAACACCGGGAGGTTCATCTCAAGAGCTATCTGTAATTGGGCCTTGAGCACCTTTTCCTGCTGTTTCATTGACGGACCATCCACGGCATCCAGCCCTATCTCACCGATGGCAACAACCTTGCGCTGCTGAACGATCTCCAGCAATGTCTGTTCCGCTTGAGAGTTCCACTGGTCAGCGTAAACAGGATGCAAACCCGGCGCAAGATACACGCTTTCAGAGTTTTCCGCCAGAGCCGACATCCCGCCCCAACCACTGACCCGAACCCCCGGGACGATAAAGCGACTGATTCCACCTTGCAATGCCCGGGGAAGCAAATCCAAGCCATAACCCTTCAGTTCAGGGGCATCAAGGTGAATATGGGTATCAACCAGTGAGAACATCAGAACATGGTAGCAAAAGCGGAGGAGAAGAGATAGAAAAAGTCGAATGTACAGTCTAAATTCCGCATGGCACATCCGGTTAAGAAAATCCCGTGCCATGCGGATGACAACGCAGAGTGTGAAAAAATACTAGCTATTCAGCAAATTCACCAGGGCCCGTCGTTTCAACCCGCCCTTGAGCATCGTCTGAATTTTTTCTTCCAGGCCATCAAGGGTAACCTCATCAACCATTCCTGCAAGGTTATCCAGTTTCCATTCAGTTGCCAACTTTTGCCAGGCTCTGGTTCTTCGTTCCATTGAACACTCAGCAGAATCGATACCAATCAACCTCACCCCGCGGAGGATAAAGGGAAAAACACTGACATTCAGATCAATTGACCCGACCAGGCCACAACAAGTCACAACTCCATCATATTGCGTCGACTTGATTGCCGCAGCAAGCATCTCGCCACCAACACAATCAACAACACCCGCCCAGGTGGTTTTCAGCATCGGCCGTTCGTTACCGGTCAGGAGAGTTTCTCGACTGATGACAGCATCGGCACCCAACCCCTTCAGATAGTCTGCTTCTTCAAGCTTGCCCGTGACTGCCGTGACCTTAAAACCTATTTTTGCCAGAATCGCCACAGCCAAGCTACCGACACCACCGGTTGCTCCGGTGACCAGCACTGGTCCTTGTTCAGGAGTCACACTATTCTCAACCAGCTGCAGGACCGACAAAGCCGCCGTTAACCCTGCTGTCCCGAGCATCATACTCTCTTGTAAATCCAGACCTTGCGGCAGCTTCAACGCCCATTGAACCGGGACTCGAATCAACTGCCCAAATCCCCCGTCAGTCTCCATCCCCAGATCATAGCTGGTGACAATAACCTTATCACCGGGCTGGAAAGATCCATCAGCGCAGGAGACCACTTCTCCTGCAGCATCAATACCGGGAGTATGTGGGAAATTCCGCGTCACCCCCGGATTTCCGACAGCAGAAAGAGCATCCTTAAAATTCAGGGAAGAGTAATGCACTTTGACCACCAACTCACCGGCAGGCAAGTCATCAACGGAGCGGGTAACCACTGAACGTGTAAAAACTTTTTTCTCAGGCTGCTCCACCAGTAAAGCTTTGAATTCTGTTTCCATGTATGCCTCCATCAAGGGAAAAGTTGACTTTCATCCGGTTTGGCAATAAAACTACTCGAGTAGTATTCATAAAACAAGTACATACTTTTTCGTGCTGTAGTATCAGAAAAGATACTAATGGAGAAACAAAGGGGTTATGGACAAAATCACACATTATCGCTGTACTGTCTCTGTCACTCTGGATGTGATTGGCGGCAAATGGAAGTCGTTGATTCTCTGGCAGTTAAGCTTTAAAACGCTACGTTTCAGCCAGCTGCAACGGCGTCTATCCAAAGTCACCCAGAAAATGCTCACCCAGCAACTCCGGGAGTTGGAACGGGACGGCCTCATTCATCGAAAAGTTTACGCAGAAGTTCCCCCACGAGTTGAATACTCATTGACGGAAATGGGGCAGAGCGTCGTACCGATCCTGCAGCTGATGTACCAGTGGGGCAAAGACTATCTCACCACAACAGAACAAATTGCAGAAGATAATTGTACAATAGATCAGGCCTCATCCGTCCATTAGACTCATGTCTCTTTTTTTGCCTTGACCACCACAAAAGCCCCCTGTCCAAAACCATCAAAAACGGTTTTTTCCGTATCTTCGGGAATCAGGGTTTGTTTAATCTCAGCGACCTCAAAATTTGCCGTTTTCAAGTGATCCAGAACCTGCTGAGTCGAAAAGAAAGTTGCCTGCTGATAAAACCTGCTCTTATGACGATTTTGCAGATACTTCTGTCCCAGTTCACTTTCCATATCAACAAAGCCAACCAGGATACAACCGCCCGGAACGAGGACACGGAATGCCTCCTGGAAAGATTTCACCACGTCGTCAACAAAACAAATTGTTGTCACCATCAGCACAAAATCAAATTGATCTGCAGGAAATGGCAGCTCCTCTGCCACACCGGGATAGACCTCCAACCCCAATTTCTCAGCCTTACTCGCCATTCGTATTGAGGGCTCCACACCAACCTTGATCCCCAGAGGAACAGCAAACTTTCCGGAACCAATACCGACTTCCAACCCTTTAGCTTCAACCGATGGAAGCAGCTGCCTGACAGCTTTCAATTCTACAGCATAGGCTTCCGGGTTTTTTTCAAACCAGTCATCATAAGCATCACTATATTTTTCAAACGCTTCAATATTAGGCATACAAACTCCAGGCAGTTATAAAAAGAGGGGTATGAACACAACGTGTGAACATACCCCGAGGGTCATCATAAATTTTTCAGTCTGCTTATTTTTTTTCGCTGCCAAGTAAGCCCTTCAAAAGACTTCCGGCTTTCTCATCAACGACCTTATCGATTTCCGGTGAAAGATTCATCGGGATCTCTTCTTTTAATTTTTTTTGCAAATCCCCCACCTTCTTTTCCACCTGCGCTTTCGCCTGACCAATAACCTCAGTTTTGATATTTTCGAGACCAGCCAGTTCACCGGCAAGCAGTTTTGCAAGAGCCGGAGAGAGCTGCCCGGAACTATTCTGCGCCGCACTGAGGACCGCCTGGATCACTTTCCGGATAAGTTCAGGCATCGGCAACCCCTCTTCCTTAGCCCCCAGATTACGCAACTCAATTTTTGGCAGAACCAGATTGACTTTTGAAACCTGCCCCAGAAGATCAAGACTGGCATCCAGCTGAACATCATTCAGAGAGAAGTATTCGATAATAAATTTTTTCCCTTCTTGCCCTGCAGGTGCGGAAGCGGGAGCGGATCCTCCTTTTGAACTGCTCAGGCTCTTAGTTCGTGACAGAATCGGATCGATATTATTTTTTTTTCCCATCTGCTCCAGGTTGATACGAATTTGACTTAAACTGACACGCGGAATCCTAACGGTATCCCCCATCAATGAACCTAAAGAAACAGCAAATTCACCCTGACCGAGTCCCATAAACGTTTGCGCCTTAAACCCTGCGGGGTTGGCGATATTCAAACCATTCAGTGACGCTTCGCCACCTAAAAGAGAGATATGGATCGCATCGAGATTGGTTGGTACCCCCAAAGCCAGTTCACCTCCTTGTTCTATTGCCTTTTTAGCAATAACATCAACATAATAAAAAGCTCCAGCAACCACAATAACAACAACGACCAACAGAGCTATGAACAATTTAAAAAGCGTCTTCATAAATTTCCTCCACTCCCTGATTAGAACTCACGCTAGAGTATAACACCAATCTCCCCAACGACAAAAGTTGTCCTGATCATACAGATTGCTTACGGATGACAATTGACTTGAAAACTGAATCACAATAAGGTTTCAAAAAAACAGCCAACCAACATCGTGGGAAAATATGAATATTCATTACTTACAACATGTACCATTTGAAGGGCTGGGAAGCATGGAGGCTGCGCTGATAGCCGGCGGACATCAACTCTCCAGCACCCATCTCTATAAGAATCAGCGACTCCCGTCCCTGAAGAACATTGACTGGTTAATTGTCATGGG
This window encodes:
- a CDS encoding TatD family hydrolase, with amino-acid sequence MARDFLNRMCHAEFRLYIRLFLSLLLRFCYHVLMFSLVDTHIHLDAPELKGYGLDLLPRALQGGISRFIVPGVRVSGWGGMSALAENSESVYLAPGLHPVYADQWNSQAEQTLLEIVQQRKVVAIGEIGLDAVDGPSMKQQEKVLKAQLQIALEMNLPVLMHSRQTTGKLLDVLRECGIGRKTGGIWHAFTSSLPVAEELVDMGFKIGVGPILLRENARKLPQAVKALPASALVLETDLPDMAEKPEVLLQVAEKIAELRGCPVREVAEFTTENAEQLFRFQD
- a CDS encoding YhdH/YhfP family quinone oxidoreductase, with the translated sequence METEFKALLVEQPEKKVFTRSVVTRSVDDLPAGELVVKVHYSSLNFKDALSAVGNPGVTRNFPHTPGIDAAGEVVSCADGSFQPGDKVIVTSYDLGMETDGGFGQLIRVPVQWALKLPQGLDLQESMMLGTAGLTAALSVLQLVENSVTPEQGPVLVTGATGGVGSLAVAILAKIGFKVTAVTGKLEEADYLKGLGADAVISRETLLTGNERPMLKTTWAGVVDCVGGEMLAAAIKSTQYDGVVTCCGLVGSIDLNVSVFPFILRGVRLIGIDSAECSMERRTRAWQKLATEWKLDNLAGMVDEVTLDGLEEKIQTMLKGGLKRRALVNLLNS
- a CDS encoding helix-turn-helix domain-containing protein — encoded protein: MDKITHYRCTVSVTLDVIGGKWKSLILWQLSFKTLRFSQLQRRLSKVTQKMLTQQLRELERDGLIHRKVYAEVPPRVEYSLTEMGQSVVPILQLMYQWGKDYLTTTEQIAEDNCTIDQASSVH
- a CDS encoding class I SAM-dependent methyltransferase, with product MPNIEAFEKYSDAYDDWFEKNPEAYAVELKAVRQLLPSVEAKGLEVGIGSGKFAVPLGIKVGVEPSIRMASKAEKLGLEVYPGVAEELPFPADQFDFVLMVTTICFVDDVVKSFQEAFRVLVPGGCILVGFVDMESELGQKYLQNRHKSRFYQQATFFSTQQVLDHLKTANFEVAEIKQTLIPEDTEKTVFDGFGQGAFVVVKAKKET